From a single Nicotiana tabacum cultivar K326 chromosome 8, ASM71507v2, whole genome shotgun sequence genomic region:
- the LOC107817261 gene encoding protein NRT1/ PTR FAMILY 2.7-like → MEAPAEAHYLSRTGGWITFPFIIATSVGLTLTFAGWQSNLIVYLIEEFEVESIDAAQISNLVNGAGSLIPVLAAIIADSFLGCFSTIWISSIISLLGTIFLALTATLDSLRPKPCDVDSTSCRPKPRVQYVVLYAAIILATLGSGGTRSTLSTMGADQLDKPKDQGIFFNWFFFFWYAASVVASTAIVYVEDNMSWKVGFFICVATNVLASVIFLIGSRFYTNSKPGGSPFTSLARVVVASIRKRKVPLPSTGEYFYHGWECHPVAPSKICRFLNRAAIKSEGDIKSDGCTAKPWRLCSVQEVEDFKSLIRIVPLWSSSFFLGTSIGVQASLTVLQALAMDRHVGPHFQIPAGSILVFVLISTAIFLALLDKFLFPAWKKLTGKSLTPLQRIGLGHVLNALGMGISALVESKRLKVAKSNNGDQGSNIVPMSVLWLVPQLAIVGIAEAFHYPGQVALYYQEFPTTLKNMSTAMISVLVGIAFYLATALIDVVRKTTTWLPGNINKGRLDNVYWVLVVGGVLNFGYYVACAWFYKYQHLKEVDHSCTPDDE, encoded by the exons ATGGAAGCTCCAGCAGAGGCACATTACTTGTCAAGAACTGGAGGCTGGATCACCTTCCCCTTCATCAtag CGACCTCAGTAGGCTTGACCCTAACATTTGCGGGTTGGCAAAGCAACCTTATAGTATATCTGATAGAGGAATTTGAAGTGGAGAGCATCGATGCTGCTCAAATATCAAATCTGGTTAATGGTGCTGGAAGTTTGATTCCCGTCCTTGCTGCTATTATTGCCGACTCATTTCTTGGTTGCTTCTCTACCATTTGGATTTCATCCATCATCTCATTACTG GGCACAATATTTTTAGCTTTAACAGCGACACTTGATTCTTTGAGGCCTAAACCCTGTGATGTTGACTCAACCTCATGTAGACCTAAACCAAGAGTTCAATATGTAGTACTATATGCAGCCATAATTCTAGCAACTTTAGGGAGTGGTGGTACCCGATCAACCCTTTCAACGATGGGAGCCGACCAACTAGATAAGCCAAAGGATCAGGGGATTTTCTTCAACTGGTTCTTCTTCTTTTGGTATGCTGCTTCTGTAGTAGCATCAACAGCTATAGTCTACGTTGAAGATAATATGAGTTGGAAAGTGGGATTTTTCATTTGTGTAGCTACCAACGTTCTTGCTTCAGTCATTTTCCTAATAGGAAGCAGATTTTACACAAACTCTAAGCCAGGAGGTAGCCCGTTCACCAGTTTGGCTCGCGTTGTGGTTGCAAGTATTAGGAAAAGAAAAGTGCCACTCCCATCGACTGGTGAGTATTTCTACCATGGATGGGAGTGTCACCCTGTTGCGCCCTCGAAAATCTGCAG GTTCTTAAACCGTGCAGCCATAAAAAGTGAAGGTGACATTAAATCAGATGGCTGTACAGCTAAGCCATGGAGACTTTGTTCAGTACAAGAAGTCGAAGATTTTAAATCcttaattagaattgtaccactATGGTCAAGTAGTTTCTTTCTTGGAACATCAATTGGCGTACAAGCAAGTTTGACAGTACTTCAAGCCTTGGCAATGGACCGTCACGTAGGGCCCCATTTCCAAATCCCAGCTGGTTCCATACTCGTCTTTGTCCTGATCTCTACTGCTATATTCCTCGCTCTGTTAGACAAGTTTCTCTTTCCTGCATGGAAGAAGTTGACCGGCAAATCCCTGACTCCTCTCCAGAGAATTGGGCTTGGGCACGTGCTCAATGCTCTGGGGATGGGTATCTCGGCCTTAGTGGAGTCAAAGAGGCTAAAGGTAGCAAAATCCAACAACGGTGATCAAGGTTCTAATATTGTGCCTATGTCAGTGTTATGGCTAGTACCCCAGTTAGCCATTGTTGGCATTGCAGAGGCATTCCATTATCCTGGTCAAGTAGCACTATACTACCAAGAGTTTCCAACAACATTAAAGAACATGTCAACCGCTATGATTTCGGTGCTCGTTGGTATAGCATTTTACTTGGCTACTGCTCTAATTGATGTTGTTAGAAAGACAACTACATGGTTACCAGGTAACATAAATAAGGGAAGGCTGGACAATGTGTATTGGGTATTGGTTGTAGGGGGAGTATTGAACTTTGGTTACTATGTAGCATGTGCTTGGTTTTACAAGTATCAACATCTGAAGGAAGTGGATCATAGTTGTACTCCTGATGATGAGTGA